A window of the Paenibacillus woosongensis genome harbors these coding sequences:
- a CDS encoding substrate-binding domain-containing protein codes for MRRMPTQQAFRVDGCKGRDLDQAVHRGRSGISSSKLGRMRQAFRAVPLLFAMALLVSCTSSVTPQHERNVLVIDMIVKLDRGDYWRTIRMGAEVAAKEYNVQLNYMAPSNENDYRDQIALMEKSIARRPDAIILSASDYEALGQVTDRSSYYDIPVISMDSEVASTKVKTYVGTNNYEAGQKAAERLVQLIGKNSQVGIVNFVKGARNADQREEGFLDYVARFPGIEVVDIQYCGSDEELAYRLTKEMLAKYPGIDGLVSLSAESSIGAGRAVSDLGYGGIVKMITFDNPPEMLELMQEEKVQAMVVQNPFNNGYLAVAAAVQAARGEKLEDRIPTDTKLIDLDNMLWPEHQKLLFPFVQ; via the coding sequence ATGAGAAGGATGCCGACACAACAAGCGTTCAGAGTTGATGGCTGCAAGGGACGTGATTTGGATCAGGCCGTTCACCGAGGCCGTTCAGGCATATCGTCCAGCAAACTCGGCCGCATGCGGCAGGCATTTCGGGCTGTACCGCTGCTGTTTGCGATGGCTCTGCTGGTATCCTGCACTTCCTCCGTAACTCCGCAGCATGAACGCAACGTGCTGGTCATCGACATGATTGTCAAGCTGGATCGCGGAGATTATTGGCGAACGATCCGTATGGGAGCCGAGGTGGCTGCGAAGGAGTATAATGTTCAGCTCAACTATATGGCGCCTAGCAACGAGAACGACTACAGGGATCAAATCGCACTGATGGAGAAATCTATCGCTCGCCGTCCAGACGCCATTATATTGTCGGCCAGCGATTATGAAGCACTCGGCCAAGTGACCGACCGTTCCTCCTATTATGATATTCCCGTGATTTCTATGGACTCGGAAGTAGCTTCCACGAAAGTCAAAACGTATGTAGGCACCAATAACTACGAAGCGGGACAGAAGGCCGCCGAGCGCCTGGTGCAGCTGATCGGAAAGAACAGCCAGGTCGGCATTGTAAATTTTGTGAAAGGGGCGCGGAACGCCGACCAGCGGGAGGAAGGGTTCCTGGATTACGTCGCTCGCTTTCCGGGGATTGAGGTCGTTGATATTCAATATTGCGGCTCTGATGAAGAGCTAGCGTACAGGCTGACGAAGGAGATGCTGGCCAAATACCCTGGGATAGACGGGCTGGTCTCCTTAAGCGCCGAATCTTCGATCGGGGCCGGAAGGGCGGTCAGCGACCTCGGCTACGGTGGAATCGTCAAGATGATCACCTTCGACAATCCGCCGGAGATGCTGGAGCTGATGCAGGAGGAAAAGGTGCAGGCGATGGTCGTCCAGAACCCGTTCAACAACGGTTACCTGGCCGTGGCCGCCGCTGTCCAAGCCGCCCGGGGCGAGAAGCTGGAGGATCGGATACCGACCGATACGAAGCTGATCGATTTGGACAATATGCTTTGGCCGGAGCATCAGAAGCTGCTGTTCCCGTTTGTGCAGTGA
- a CDS encoding cache domain-containing sensor histidine kinase, whose translation MNWLRHASSFLEQFHLRKIQTIITLSTISITVFVVILVSYMLFDRFSKASEQNTYLNLNQIIEQVNANLELYVNGMEDIFEVAEEKINEGSTWSDAKLEEQLGTILGTREDLVSIALFSTEGELVRNVPAIPMRQNTKLTEQPWFEMAKKNPGKLQFTPPHIQNLFKWQYRWVVSMSKVIQYYNGDQLHEGVLVIDVNFRTIDELSKSVMLGKQGYVYIIDAAGNIVYHPQQQLIYAGLKYENLEPVLGYSFGSYLDDSEGEQRIILIQTVEPIGWKIVGVAYVEEFLTTKQELRDFIVWFLLCVIVIVLIVSIYVSAKISQPIRRLERSVKKVEKGNFRTAVHVGGVYEVEQLSKRFNLMLRRIRELMDQIIEEQEAKRKSELDVLQSQINPHFLYNTLNSVTRLAEMGRNEEVVTTITSLSRFFRISLSKGSHIISVEEELEHVRNYLIIQTIRFKNKFRYEIKCEEAALDCLTLKLILQPLVENAIHHGIEQLAEEGFIGIYVTLENEQLRLQIKDNGVGMSPERLAKVRAGDARSESGSGSGVGVRNVQERIALYYGSAYGLHFESELEEGTAVTITIPVVKAESVQRRERA comes from the coding sequence ATGAACTGGCTGAGGCATGCAAGCTCGTTCCTTGAGCAGTTCCACCTGCGAAAAATCCAGACGATTATCACCTTATCTACTATTTCGATTACGGTGTTTGTTGTTATTCTGGTCAGTTACATGCTGTTTGACCGCTTCTCCAAAGCTTCGGAACAGAACACGTATTTGAACCTCAATCAAATTATCGAACAGGTCAATGCGAATTTGGAGCTCTACGTAAACGGGATGGAGGATATATTTGAGGTTGCGGAGGAGAAAATCAACGAAGGCAGCACATGGAGTGACGCAAAGCTGGAGGAGCAGCTGGGAACGATTCTAGGCACACGCGAGGATCTCGTCTCGATTGCGCTGTTCTCGACGGAAGGGGAGCTCGTCCGCAATGTGCCAGCCATTCCGATGCGGCAAAATACGAAGCTGACGGAGCAGCCCTGGTTTGAGATGGCTAAAAAAAATCCAGGAAAACTGCAGTTTACGCCGCCCCATATTCAAAATTTGTTCAAGTGGCAGTACCGGTGGGTCGTTTCGATGAGCAAAGTGATTCAGTATTACAACGGGGACCAGCTCCATGAAGGCGTACTTGTGATCGATGTTAATTTCCGAACGATAGACGAGCTCAGCAAAAGCGTGATGTTGGGCAAACAGGGCTATGTCTACATTATCGATGCGGCGGGAAATATCGTGTATCATCCCCAGCAGCAGCTGATTTACGCCGGGCTGAAATATGAGAATCTGGAGCCGGTCCTAGGTTACAGCTTCGGAAGCTATCTGGACGATTCGGAAGGGGAGCAACGCATTATTCTGATTCAAACGGTAGAGCCGATCGGATGGAAAATCGTCGGGGTCGCTTATGTGGAGGAGTTTTTGACTACGAAGCAGGAGCTTCGTGATTTTATCGTATGGTTCCTGCTCTGCGTGATTGTAATTGTGCTGATCGTATCGATTTACGTCTCCGCCAAAATTTCGCAGCCGATCCGCAGGTTGGAGCGGTCCGTCAAAAAGGTTGAGAAAGGTAATTTCCGAACGGCTGTTCATGTAGGCGGGGTATACGAGGTGGAACAGTTGTCTAAACGGTTCAACTTGATGCTGCGGCGTATTCGCGAACTGATGGATCAAATCATTGAGGAGCAGGAAGCCAAGCGAAAAAGCGAGCTCGACGTATTGCAATCGCAGATTAATCCGCATTTTCTATACAACACATTGAACTCGGTTACCCGTCTGGCCGAGATGGGACGCAACGAGGAGGTTGTGACGACAATAACGTCGTTGTCGCGCTTTTTCCGGATCAGCTTGAGCAAAGGGAGCCATATCATTTCCGTTGAGGAAGAGCTGGAGCATGTCCGGAATTATTTAATTATTCAGACGATCCGCTTCAAGAATAAATTCCGGTATGAAATCAAATGCGAGGAAGCGGCGCTCGATTGCCTGACGCTGAAGCTGATCTTACAGCCGCTTGTGGAAAACGCAATTCATCACGGTATCGAGCAGCTGGCAGAAGAAGGCTTCATCGGGATCTATGTTACTCTGGAGAACGAGCAATTGCGGCTGCAAATCAAGGATAACGGCGTAGGAATGAGTCCGGAGAGGCTAGCGAAAGTACGGGCAGGGGATGCGCGGAGCGAGAGCGGCTCCGGGTCCGGCGTAGGGGTACGGAATGTGCAGGAGCGGATCGCCTTGTATTATGGGTCCGCTTACGGGCTGCATTTCGAGAGCGAGCTGGAGGAAGGAACGGCCGTCACAATTACGATACCCGTCGTCAAGGCGGAAAGCGTACAGAGGAGGGAGAGGGCATGA
- a CDS encoding response regulator gives MYKLILADDEADVREGLAEQIDWAGLGFMVMDTAENGKEAAELIEKHIPDVVVTDIQMPFMSGLQLSDWIRTHYPSTKIIILTGFEEFEYAQQAIRLQIDEYLLKPFSSGELAEVLRKVKRNIDEELAERENVQSLTAHYRQSLPILQSLFLSSLVSRRLPDVEIREKSRNYELDLDGDGYMVSVISVDSLVLPEEEEGGSGGSSAARPPSLRDMKDNQLQLFAVLNIADEIMERERYGRAFIHHDVVVLLTICPDNDKEHISARTLEILEEIRFSVERYLKLSVTAGGGSVVRNLSDLTISYEDAQQALDYRLILGHNKVIWIHDVESRQSIPFIYDDTREKELIRCLKVGSDLELQDLLDELFSVMVDSKVSYEDFQVHLLEMLTTVIRVAKESGINLDQLFGNEGALLGHFAKINHASEAKTWFNGICAKLRSSIASDRQSSYSQLVAEAKAYIEGNFHDSDMSINKVCRHLHISTGYFSNIFKREMKMTFVNYLLGVRMEAAQYLLRSTELKAFEIAERVGFSDPNYFSFCFRKKFGISPKEYRNGTGRT, from the coding sequence ATGTATAAGTTAATATTGGCGGATGATGAAGCGGATGTGAGGGAAGGGCTGGCCGAACAGATCGATTGGGCAGGCCTGGGCTTCATGGTCATGGATACGGCGGAGAACGGGAAGGAAGCGGCTGAGCTCATCGAGAAACACATCCCTGATGTCGTCGTCACCGACATTCAAATGCCGTTCATGAGCGGCTTGCAGTTGTCCGACTGGATCAGAACCCACTATCCTTCGACTAAAATCATCATCCTGACCGGTTTTGAGGAGTTTGAGTATGCTCAGCAGGCGATCCGCCTGCAAATCGACGAATACCTCCTAAAGCCGTTTTCCTCCGGAGAATTGGCCGAGGTGCTGCGAAAAGTAAAGCGCAACATCGATGAGGAGCTGGCGGAACGGGAGAACGTCCAATCCTTGACGGCGCATTACCGCCAAAGCTTGCCGATTTTGCAAAGTTTATTTCTCTCCTCGCTTGTATCCCGCCGCCTGCCGGATGTGGAAATTCGGGAGAAGAGCCGCAATTACGAGCTGGATCTGGACGGGGACGGCTATATGGTTTCGGTGATCAGCGTCGATTCACTCGTATTGCCGGAGGAAGAGGAAGGAGGCAGCGGAGGTTCATCGGCCGCTAGGCCCCCTTCCTTGCGGGACATGAAGGACAATCAGCTGCAGTTGTTCGCTGTGCTGAATATCGCCGATGAAATCATGGAGCGGGAACGATACGGGCGGGCCTTCATTCATCATGATGTCGTTGTACTGTTAACTATATGTCCGGATAACGATAAGGAACATATTTCCGCACGCACGCTTGAAATACTCGAAGAAATCCGCTTCAGCGTCGAACGCTATCTTAAGCTGAGCGTCACGGCGGGGGGCGGCTCTGTTGTACGGAACTTGAGTGATCTGACGATATCCTACGAGGATGCCCAGCAGGCGCTGGATTACCGCCTTATTCTCGGGCATAACAAGGTGATCTGGATTCATGACGTCGAGTCGCGCCAGAGCATTCCGTTCATATACGACGATACCCGCGAGAAGGAGCTGATCCGCTGCCTGAAGGTCGGAAGCGATTTGGAATTGCAGGATTTGCTGGATGAGCTGTTTTCGGTCATGGTGGACAGCAAGGTGTCCTATGAGGATTTTCAGGTTCATCTGCTGGAAATGCTGACGACGGTCATTCGGGTCGCTAAAGAGTCCGGGATCAATTTGGATCAGCTGTTCGGAAATGAAGGGGCATTGCTGGGGCATTTCGCGAAAATCAACCATGCGAGCGAAGCGAAGACATGGTTTAACGGCATTTGCGCCAAACTGAGGAGCTCGATCGCTTCGGATCGGCAGTCCAGCTACAGTCAGCTGGTGGCCGAGGCGAAGGCATACATAGAGGGCAATTTCCATGATAGCGATATGTCTATTAACAAAGTGTGCCGTCATTTGCATATCAGCACAGGTTATTTCAGCAATATTTTTAAACGGGAAATGAAAATGACCTTCGTAAATTATTTGCTGGGCGTCCGAATGGAGGCTGCGCAATATTTACTGCGAAGCACGGAATTGAAAGCGTTTGAAATCGCCGAGCGGGTAGGCTTCTCCGATCCGAACTATTTCAGCTTCTGCTTCCGCAAGAAATTCGGGATTTCGCCGAAGGAATATCGTAACGGGACGGGACGGACATGA
- a CDS encoding GNAT family N-acetyltransferase, whose protein sequence is MSSMVLAPALVIRRSCSGDVDQMLPLMRQLKYPTTPSVLKERLSMLEEHPLLCSFVAELDGKLVGTTFLKQHQTHDMSNPVTQITAMVVDEQHRGTGIGRQLVEAAEAWAKEQGSLQLVLSAGGERHMLAKTFYEHVGFICRGYRLSKSLDT, encoded by the coding sequence ATGAGTAGTATGGTGTTGGCACCGGCTTTAGTCATTCGCAGAAGTTGTTCCGGGGACGTGGATCAGATGCTGCCCTTAATGCGCCAGCTGAAATACCCGACAACGCCAAGCGTGCTTAAGGAGCGCCTTAGCATGCTGGAGGAGCATCCGCTCTTATGCAGTTTCGTCGCCGAGTTGGATGGCAAGCTTGTGGGTACAACCTTTTTGAAACAGCATCAGACGCATGACATGAGCAATCCAGTAACGCAGATTACGGCAATGGTCGTGGATGAGCAGCACCGGGGCACCGGAATCGGCCGTCAGCTCGTGGAAGCGGCTGAAGCTTGGGCTAAGGAGCAGGGAAGCCTGCAGCTGGTATTGTCTGCGGGCGGGGAGCGCCATATGCTGGCGAAGACCTTTTATGAGCATGTGGGCTTTATTTGCCGAGGCTACCGTCTAAGCAAATCTTTAGATACCTAA
- the purT gene encoding formate-dependent phosphoribosylglycinamide formyltransferase, which produces MWGAPQSEHAKSIMLLGSGELGKEVVIEAQRLGVRCIAVDRYEHAPAMGVAHESHVMDMLDGAALRSLITSVSPDLIVPEIEAIATDVLVELEREGYKVIPTAAAARLTMDREGIRRLAAEELGLPTADYRFASSLEELEAAAAEVGYPCVVKPLMSSSGKGQSVCREPGDVPHCWQTALDGARAKQTRVIVEAFIPFTSEITLLTVRTSSGTVFCPPIGHVQQDGDYVESWQPHAMSAALLAEAQEIARKVTDALGGYGVFGVELFLTDDRAIFSEVSPRPHDTGMVTMVTQDLSEFALHVRAILGFPIPSVELLTPGASATLKSDLEGEAFAITGMEEALSVPRTQVRVFGKPLSKQGRRMAVALSGAENVETARSRAKQAASSLKVVKVNE; this is translated from the coding sequence ATGTGGGGTGCTCCTCAATCAGAACATGCCAAGAGCATTATGCTGCTTGGCAGTGGGGAATTGGGTAAAGAAGTAGTCATCGAAGCTCAGCGGCTCGGCGTCAGATGCATCGCTGTCGACCGTTACGAGCACGCGCCCGCAATGGGAGTCGCACATGAGTCCCATGTCATGGATATGCTGGACGGCGCGGCGCTGCGATCTTTGATCACCAGCGTCTCGCCGGATCTTATTGTTCCAGAAATCGAAGCCATTGCGACGGATGTTCTTGTCGAGCTGGAGCGCGAAGGCTATAAGGTCATTCCGACCGCTGCAGCGGCAAGGCTGACGATGGACCGGGAAGGCATTCGGCGGCTTGCTGCGGAAGAGCTGGGCCTGCCGACGGCGGATTACCGGTTCGCCAGCAGCCTGGAGGAACTGGAAGCGGCCGCTGCCGAGGTTGGCTATCCATGTGTTGTTAAGCCGCTAATGAGCTCATCCGGCAAAGGCCAGAGCGTATGCCGGGAGCCTGGCGACGTGCCGCATTGCTGGCAGACTGCGCTGGATGGCGCCCGCGCGAAGCAAACGCGGGTTATTGTTGAAGCTTTTATCCCTTTTACTAGCGAGATTACGTTGTTGACGGTTCGGACTTCCTCCGGAACGGTGTTCTGCCCTCCAATCGGGCACGTTCAGCAGGATGGGGATTACGTCGAATCGTGGCAGCCTCATGCTATGAGCGCAGCGCTGCTGGCCGAAGCGCAGGAGATCGCCCGTAAAGTTACGGATGCTTTGGGCGGCTATGGCGTGTTCGGCGTCGAATTGTTCCTGACGGACGACCGGGCGATATTTAGCGAAGTATCCCCGAGGCCGCATGATACCGGGATGGTGACGATGGTTACCCAGGATTTATCAGAGTTTGCCCTGCATGTGCGGGCCATTCTGGGCTTTCCGATTCCTTCCGTCGAATTGCTGACGCCCGGAGCTTCCGCAACGCTCAAGAGCGATCTGGAAGGAGAAGCCTTCGCGATCACAGGCATGGAGGAGGCGCTGAGCGTGCCAAGAACGCAAGTCCGCGTATTTGGCAAGCCGCTTAGCAAGCAGGGAAGACGGATGGCCGTTGCTCTCAGTGGAGCAGAAAATGTTGAAACAGCTCGCAGCCGCGCTAAACAAGCGGCTAGCTCATTAAAGGTGGTAAAGGTCAATGAGTAG
- a CDS encoding ABC transporter ATP-binding protein, whose protein sequence is MEDRFVYQDDELIDKAFDWKQFRRLFAYMKPYARQMLPLVLLMTVLGTITKLTVPYLTSIAIDKAIAPEAGSPSLKLLYILTGIIVALYIVQWVSSKLRIKYTNIIGQRVIYDLRSDLFKHIQKLSFNFFDKRPAGSVLVRVTNDVNSLQDLFTNGVVNLMIDCVQLAGIVVILLLINWQLGLAVMITVPIMFFVSTKLRQKIRIAWQEVRMRNSRINSHLNESIQGIRVTQAYTQEQENMRYFDMMNMDSKKSWDKASAMNQMFGPIIEITGGLGTFILFMLGAYMIQTGQLTIGLLVAFSNYVGNFWDPINRLGMMYNQLLVAMASSERIFEFIDEEPSIADKPGAKPLPPIEGNIEFKNVIFEYEKGRQALKGISLNVRSGQSIALVGHTGSGKSTIINLLSRFYDTTEGAVCIDGHDIRDVTVQSLRSQIGIVLQDTFIFSGSIRDNIRFGRLDATDEEVEAAAKAVDAHDFIMKLPGGYDTEVEERGNALSMGQRQLLSFARALLANPRILILDEATASIDTETELKIQDALKVLLKGRTSFIVAHRLSTIRNADNIVVLDHGEIKEQGSHQQLMEQKGIYSGLVEAQFRFL, encoded by the coding sequence ATCGAGGACCGCTTCGTCTATCAGGACGACGAACTGATCGACAAGGCATTTGACTGGAAGCAGTTCAGGCGCTTGTTCGCTTACATGAAACCTTATGCGAGGCAGATGCTGCCGCTCGTGCTGCTGATGACGGTGCTGGGAACGATCACCAAGCTGACCGTACCGTATTTGACGAGTATTGCGATCGATAAAGCGATCGCCCCGGAAGCCGGGAGCCCGAGTCTAAAACTGCTCTATATTCTGACCGGAATCATCGTTGCGTTATACATCGTGCAGTGGGTATCCAGCAAGCTGCGCATTAAATATACGAATATCATCGGGCAGAGAGTCATTTATGATTTGCGCTCGGATTTGTTCAAGCATATTCAGAAGCTATCGTTTAATTTCTTTGACAAGCGGCCGGCGGGCTCCGTACTCGTTCGGGTTACGAACGATGTGAACTCGCTGCAGGATCTGTTTACGAACGGCGTGGTCAACCTGATGATTGACTGCGTGCAGCTGGCGGGGATCGTCGTCATTCTGCTGCTGATCAACTGGCAGCTCGGGCTGGCGGTCATGATCACCGTACCGATCATGTTCTTCGTATCGACGAAGCTAAGGCAGAAAATCCGGATTGCCTGGCAGGAGGTGCGGATGCGAAATTCCCGGATCAATTCCCATCTGAACGAATCGATTCAGGGTATTCGTGTTACTCAGGCGTATACGCAGGAGCAAGAGAACATGCGCTACTTCGATATGATGAATATGGACAGCAAGAAGTCGTGGGATAAGGCGTCGGCAATGAACCAGATGTTCGGTCCTATAATTGAAATCACCGGCGGACTGGGAACTTTCATTTTGTTTATGCTCGGAGCGTACATGATCCAGACAGGACAGCTGACCATCGGGCTGCTGGTGGCGTTTAGCAACTATGTAGGGAACTTCTGGGATCCAATCAACCGGCTTGGCATGATGTATAATCAGCTGCTCGTCGCCATGGCATCCTCCGAACGCATCTTCGAATTTATCGACGAGGAGCCGAGTATTGCGGATAAGCCGGGAGCGAAGCCGCTTCCGCCGATCGAAGGGAATATTGAGTTCAAGAACGTCATATTTGAATATGAGAAGGGCCGTCAAGCACTAAAGGGAATTTCCTTAAATGTGCGTTCGGGCCAATCGATAGCTCTTGTCGGACATACTGGCTCAGGAAAAAGCACGATTATCAACCTGCTCAGCCGGTTCTACGATACGACAGAAGGTGCGGTGTGCATCGACGGCCACGATATTAGGGACGTTACTGTTCAAAGCCTCAGGAGCCAAATTGGGATCGTGCTTCAGGATACGTTTATCTTCTCCGGCAGCATTCGCGATAATATTCGCTTTGGACGCCTCGATGCGACCGATGAAGAAGTCGAAGCGGCGGCAAAAGCGGTGGATGCGCATGATTTCATCATGAAGCTTCCGGGAGGCTATGATACCGAGGTGGAGGAACGCGGAAATGCCTTGTCGATGGGGCAGCGTCAGCTGCTGTCGTTCGCACGGGCGCTGTTGGCCAACCCCCGTATTCTGATTCTCGATGAAGCGACGGCAAGCATCGATACGGAGACTGAGTTGAAAATCCAGGATGCGCTAAAGGTGCTGCTGAAAGGGAGAACCTCCTTTATCGTTGCTCACCGGTTGTCGACGATCCGCAATGCCGATAATATCGTTGTCTTGGATCACGGGGAGATCAAGGAGCAGGGCTCTCATCAGCAATTAATGGAACAAAAGGGAATTTACAGCGGACTTGTCGAAGCCCAGTTTCGTTTTTTGTAG